ACAGAAAGCTGGAGAGCTTGAGTCTGGCACATGGCTTGGTGAGACACAGTTCAGACTCTTTGCAGCTTATTTACAAATGACAGCTCCAAAATCACTCCACAGCTCATCCTTCCTCCTTAACTCTTGtgccatggaaccaaggggaatTCTACCTGTGCATCAGGAATGTGCTCTCAGGGAGGTGACTGCATTAAATTGTGCCCATGCAGACACTGCAGTGTAAATTCAATTAAAGCATCCCCATTTTCTGCTCTGTAGCAGtggctctccctctcttcccttGCTCTCAGCAAATCCATGGCTCTGCCAGGGAATCTAGATCAAGGCTTTCTCTTGAGCAGAGTGGAGCACCTCCTGGTACTGCCCTGAATTATATTTTGAGCTTTgggaagaggatgaggaggagacAGTTTATGTTTGTCTGCCTCACTGTCACTCTTCTCCACTTCCTAATCTTGCTTTTTTGGGGAAGGTAACATCCAGTTCTCCTCAAGCActgtttttacttctttttcatCACTTAGTTTATTCTCTAATTGCCAAAGGAATTTAGGGATTAATTTAAATTCCAGTGTAGTTGAGATACTCCCTAActtgttgctggtttttttttccttctgcttttcctttttctcaagCCCACAGGCATGAAGAGATTAATAAAGCAGTTTCTTTATAGAGTTGATAGTGCTAGTAAATGCTGAGGTTACCTGTCACAGCAACACTCTTTGTACTAAACAGCATAGGTGGAAAgacttctttaaagaaaataattaggaTGAGATCTGTCTGGAGCTGGTGTTGAAACTGCCCCTCTGAAATGTGCTGcgagagctgggaatgcaggagTGGGACCTCTCTGAGCATCACTTGAGACCCCAGATTTTTtcttggcctcttctcccattGTCTCCCTTGgctctttctcctctccagaaAGAAGAAATCATCAGCTGCACTTAATCCTGACATATGTTCCTTTTTAATTTGTTACGCCAGGATGGCGACTGGAGCAGCGGAGGGAATCTGGTGCACACggagagccagagcagagccagatGAACCCAGGGCCTTGCAGCTTgtcagggagggagagagggagggctCCAGGTGTactcacagccctggggctttCTGGGCTCTTGCACACCTGGGCTCCTTAAATGGGCCACAGGAATATctagggcaggagcacaggctgcagctgcccatgCCCAGCTGAAAGCTGCAAAATCCACACTGCAAACCCATCACTGCTGGGAGGAGATGGAATTCCTGCATGGAGCCAGGGCTAAAACAGCACCTcattgggttttattttctctgattcCTTTTCCCATGGGGAATTGCAGTGTGTCTGAGGCTGGGAAGGCAGCTCTCCCactctctgtccctgctcacctggggcagGTCCTGGTGCAGAGCTGAGCACGTGTCACTGCAAACTTTGGGCATTTGGCAGCGTGACAGCCAAAGTGTTGTGCCATAAATATGTCtggcctgctcctgcaggcactgcttgAGAAGGAACAGCAGCATTTGTGTTTCTGAGCCAGGTAAGGTTTGGAAGGAGGAGTTTTTGAAGGAGAGCAGTGCAGTGTTTCCAATTTGGGCAGGTATCTTGCTCTGGTGCTCAGAGCATTCAGGCATTGACAACAATTATTCTTGTTAGAGTATCATCCAAAGTCTGTGATGGTATTTGACTTTTTAGGTGAGTGGTGTTAGAATATCACCCAAAGTCTGTGATGGCGTTTGACTCTTTAGGTGGGTGACACACCTGAGTGACTTGCATGCTTTTTGAGGAGCATCTCTGCATCCTCCCTGTGCAGATGGAGGCAGCACTGAAAAGCTGCTCTTGGTGAGCCAGTAAATATTTCTGAGTGGTGGAAGTGAAAGAATGAGACCAGGAAGGCAGCCTTTCTTCAGGGAGCTGCTCACTGGCTCAGTTTTAGCCCCAGGTCAGCTCAAGGCTGACTCATGCCCTTGGTCACAGCCTGGTTTGCTCAGATGATTCTCATTAAATGGACATGTTTAGGCTAAAAAAGGACAGCTTCAGAAAGATGGTTTTTATCTGCATTTATAGATGCCCCAGGTCATTAGCAGGAAGCTTTTAAATTTAACAATCCTGTTTGCTTCTTGTCTGTTGGAGTGGGCTTGGAAAGGAAGGTGTTGGCTTCTTGTGGGCTTCAGTTTTGGTGTCTGACACAGtagctggttttattttggggttataaATTCCATGCAAAATTTATCTCCCTCTCTGTAAATTAACCAAATTAGTTCTGCTTTCTTAATGTGCCCTAGGAAAATTTTAGGAAGGAATGGGAGAAGAGTTAAGGACTTCATGCTCTCCAGAGTATGGCAATATCAGATTGGCCATGTACACCTGGGAAAGGGGGTTTCAtgggaagagggagaagaggaggaggcaggtGGTGACAGTGGGACCCTGGATGGTCACTGGGCAGCTGACACTGCGTGCTGGAGAGGCACAATTAGTGCTGTTTTGATTGAATAATTTGGGTCATTTAGCAATGTGTCCCTTCCTTGCCTGAGTGAGAGAACTCAGCCTTTTTGTGGTAGAAATACTCCTAACTTTGTGTACAAAATTTCACTGTTTTGCTGCATTTATTTAGAGAGCAAAGAAAGTCATGGTGTTTTCCCTGCTCTTGCTGATAAACTCACCTGCTGAAAAGGTGCCTACATGTATAAATGATGTCATGTTCCTACATCAGTGCATGGTTATTCATCTGAATATCACATTCATGCATGGCAATGCCAGGGAGGGTCTGCACATCAGGGTTCAATTGTATGGAAGCTGGGCCACATGTACAGTAGTTTGCAATATGGGATTAATGTAGTTATTATAAGTTAAAATTAATAGTAGTTTCCCAGGGCTTCAATATCTCCCCACTTCAGGAAAGCAAAGcctggaattttttccttttcttggaaGCAGGTTTAGATAAATGAAGACACAATTGTTCTGAGATGTGGGTTTTGTAGCAATTCCAACCCCAGTTATTCTACCTGTACTGACAGGGCAGGAAAACATGGATTTTCAGAGTGTAtcatccctgctcccccttcctgcaaacagcagaaagaaatgcTGGGAATAACAAAGTTCATTTGTTACCTCTCTGGCATTCCCCATGACTTGccataaggaaaataaatgaggcAGCTTGGTGGCAGAGCAGGTGCTGGGGCTGACAGAGCagatcccaggcagcagcacgaGGGCTCAGGTGCCAGTTTGTGTTCTCTCTGCtctcaaaagcagcatttttgttGTTGGGAGTCAAGAAGTAGCAGGTTTGGGTTGTATTTCAGTGCAGAATTTCGCCACCTATTCAGTGCTCTATGAGAATGCAGCATTTAATCGTTTGCCTGGGCTGAAATCTGAGTTTCTTGCAGCTGACAGGGATTGGTAAGAGCTGTGGATAACAAATTACATGGTAATGGTCCCAAGCCCAGCTTGCAGCACTGGAGAGGTGGAAGTTGGGTTGAGCTCCctcacagcctgagctggggtGCAGCTGGGGGCCTGGCTGTGTTCCTGGGGGGACAAGCTGCTCACGTCTCGTTAGTGAGGTAATTGAGCAAGGGAGGGCCAGCTTGAGGAGCAGAGAGTGGGGACCATCATCTCAGAGGGGTGATTCTTTGGGGTCATGGACACTGGAGATGCTGGCAGTGCCATACAAAGCACCCCTGGATTGGGACTGGCTCCCACGGGAGCTGTGCTTTGGAGATCCTTAGGCTTTGTCTGCTGAGCTGTCTGCACttgaaaaaccaaaaatacccGAAAATagcccccaaaaaataaaaaccaaacaaaagcatCTCACTATTACATTAAgatgtttcttcctttttgtcttGTGAAGCTGATCCCAGCCACTGGAGCTGGGAGTGTGGTCACACTGTTCCCCTCAAGGCTGCAAAGGAAGCTGCAGTTTAAGCTGGTCATAGATTAGACACCAGAGATTGCACACAGGAGTGGGGCTGTGAGTAGCTGATATCAGCTCATCTCTACAACTCCAGGCCCCTTCCAGTCACTTCTGGCCAGCCCAAGTGCAGGTTACTGCCTGCATGGCTCCCAGAGGTTGTGATTCCTCTGGAAAGGCTCAGCAAGGTGTTGTATCAGAGAGATCTTAAATACGGGCAGAGCAAATCGACAGAAGCACTTTGAACAGCATCTCTGGGCATGAGGGGTGAGGAGATGGAGTCAGGAGACTGGGATGGAGAGCACAGACACCACAGACATGACCCTggtgcctgtccccagctcgGGGCCCTCCAGAGCAGCATTGGAGCCTTGCGTGACTTCCCCCAGCTCTTATCTTCACCCTTGCACTGTTCCCAGCGTGCTGGGCGGGGAAATGCGTGTCAGGGACTGTCACTAAGCCTTGCCACCTTCTCTTGGTACAGTTGCTGGTGAGAAGAGGGTGCCAGTGATGCCCGGATCGCCCGTGGAAGTGAAGATCCAGTCCAGGTCCTCTCCTCCCAACATGCCGCCGCTGCCTCCCGTCAACGCCGGCGGCCCCCGGCCCGTGTCCTTCACTCCGACTGCACGTAAGCCCAGTGGTGCTGCTTGTCCTGGCAcctgctccagccagcagggagggctctgctccgAGAACCCACTGGGATGTCCCAGCCATCAGCCAGGGCACAGCGGGTGATGCTGCCTGGCTGTGCGGGAGGGGGGAGCGGGGCTTTGCTGCAGTTCTGTAGTGCTTGCAGGACATAAAACAGGCTGTGTAATCCCCTTTGcccccctgcctgctcctggtgctgccttgAGTCTGTCTCTTTGCAGGTGCAGCCTTGATTTCCACCATAAACTCCTTAAGAAATTGAATCTTTTATCAGGTCAGCTTCAAGCGAGCCAAGAGCTGGGCTTTCCTCTTTATCTTTTGGAGGAGTTAATTCCCACTCTGCTGTATCTCACTTTGCAGGCAGCATTCCTGCAGCTGAGATTAgaaagtttttcatttttttaatttcccagcCTTGAAAATTCCTTGCTGTCCATCCAGattctcttttttccatcttctctttATAATCTTTCCTATTAAGCCACAGTCAGTCCTGATCCTGCCCAGCTGTAGCGCAGCCTTGCACCCACTTCTTGTAGCTGAGAGTTGCTCAAAGGTGACTCCATGGATGGAAAGGACCTTCAGCCTTTTCTTACAGCTTAAAAAGAgtcctttttccccttctttagCCAACATTTAAGCCatttaatgtctttttaaagGCATTGTTCCGCAGCAAAGCTGCTTTACTTTGTTGGGCATGGAGTTATCTGACCCCCACACATGGCATGTACATATTTTCCATGCTCTCCtcaccccttttccctgcacaGAGTGTTCCCTAGCTGGTTCTGTGTTGCTGTGCTGTCCATGACAGTGTCTGGGCTATCTCAGAGTTCCATGCTGGCGCTGGGGTTTGGAGATTTCCAGCCCAGCCTCCTGGAGGACACACTGtgatgtgctggcagcagcactaaTCACTGGGTTATCCCGCCAGACACATTGTCCCCATCTTTATGTGCTCAGGCGTTTTTAATGGCTCTCCTTTTGCTCAGGCAGAAAAAGACCATTAGCAAAgtgacagaaattaatttttccaatGAGGATGCTTGGCACGCTGTTAAGGGCCAAGAAGCCTGAAACTGCTGATTGCAGATGACTTAATTGCCTCTTTCCAAGACACATGAGAGATGTGACCTGTGGTGAAGTTCATtcttgctttttcatttctcagttGCACCAGAGGGTCTTGGTCACTCAGTGGGAGTGTGACGTGCCCTGGCTTGGGCAGGTGAGGTGGAGCAGTTGGAACAAAGGGATCATTAACACAGGGTTGGATCATTAACACAGGGTTGGAGAAACAGCAAAACCTTTGGCTGTGTAGGAGCTAAGGCAGAATTTAAGAGTAGACTTAGATGATGGTTTGTTCCCATGAATTTTAtcaccctggtgtccccaaaccaGCAATCCCACTGATCGTGGTACTCTGCCTGGCTTGCTGCAGCACTGTGCTCTCACCTGGCAGTCAGGatggcagccctgctgtgtggtGTGTGGTGGAGCAGGTCCTGGTGGTGTGCAGGATCAGAGAAGTGCCAGCTGCCCTGCGGTGGTGCCGTTGGCAGAGGgtcaggagggctgagcccagaAAGGCAGAGCGCGGTTACGGGGCCGTGTCTAACGGCATCCCCCATCCAccagcatcccctgctccctccttggCAGCCTCTCCCCAGGGTCCCCCGCAGCCCCAGGGGTGGCTCACAGCCCCTCTTTCTCCTGAGCTATAAATAGAGCACGTTGCTCTCCCCAGGCTTTCATCTGAACGAATAAGAGGAAGTGAAATAGAGAAGGGGGAAAGCGCTTCGGTTGTGGCCGCCGGAGAGCACGGAGCTGCACAGCCTTTGCTGTTTGAGAGGAGCTTCTCTTGGCAGCTTCACCCTATCTGTAACCCTTTTATAGTGAAATAAAGGCCTTTGTGAGTAATTACCAGAAAGGCCTTGCCTTTCACACAGCTCTGGTGTACTCTGTGGAGCTGTACCTGTGGGTACATCCTGACGTCCCTGTTGTttgctgctgtggcagtgggTGTGAAAAACAGGAGTTTTTCAGGTTGCTTTGTTCCCTGACAAAAGGCATGAGCTCACACTGCCTTTGTACCTCCATCCTCTCAGTGCTGGCCTTCACCTTCATCTCATCATCTGTCTGTGAGGGCTGTCACCCCTTGGTTGGCAGGAACCTCCTTTGTTGGTCTCTGCAGCCTTATCTTTCCTTGCATCTTAACTGACTCTGGTTAAGTTTCCCTCCTGTGCTCACCACGAAGGTCCAGGTGTGTGGAGCCTTTCCAGCCTCCGACCCTGGCATGCCCCAGAGTGGTTTAACTGTTCAAGTACCTCCTGTCTTCTCTGAAAAACCCCTCACTGAATTCATCAGGATTTGGTATGATCCTtgtgaagctgcagcagaaattttGGCATCTTTTCTCACAAGTTTCTGCTCCTCCCTACAAGcaaggggcagctctgccaggtggTTTCAGGGCTTCTCTGAACACCATcccttgaaatgttttttataCCTTGTGGCCCCCTTGTCAGCACTTAAATCATAAGGGATTCAGGGCTGGGTTTTTAAGGATCAGCCCTGTGGATCAGCTATGACTCTATTTCCAGTGATGTGCTTGTCACTCTGAAATTCTGGGTTTACACCAAGCTGAGGCCCCAGTGCACAGCTGCTCATCAGACAGGGCTCGACATTGCACAACCACAGCATGGGGATGTCAACAATTTATCCTAATCCCTTGCTGAGTTCCCAAACTTCCAGCCCTTCAGTCTGTTTCAACATGCTCATCACTTACAGGAGGCAAAGTTGCAGATGGGACCAGGTTGGGAAAAAACAGCTGTGTTTGTGAAACTCCCTGTAAATCCCCAGGGAGGGAtgacaggcacagggcaggctctgccagccctcctTGGGTGAGGTGGAGCCGCCTGAGCTGCCCCTcaaagcagcaggagcctcctgGCTGGAGGATGGATccactccagcagcagggctcagggatgTGCCCTCCTGGTGCTCAGCATTGCTTCTGTCTCCCCTTTGCAGTGCCCAACGGGATCAACCATTCCCCCCCGACCCTGAATGGggccccatccccaccccagagGTTCAGCAACGgcccttcctcatcctcctcctcctcactgaccaaccagcagctcccagccacgTGTGGGGCCCGGCAGCTGAGCAAGCTGAAGCGTTTCCTCACCAccctgcagcagtttgggaatGACATCTCACCGGAGATCGGGGAGAAGGTCCGGACCCTCGTCCTGGCACTCGTGGTGagtcctgccccatcccaggctgcctTCTCCCAGGTCCTGGCACACAGTGGTTGTTTGCATCTTTACTGAGCCAGACTCTTGTGTTTGTGCTTCCTGAGAAAATGAatgatttattttatctttgctGTGTTTCAAAAAGCTGTTGGTCCAGTGGCTTAGGCACCCGATTGTGTGCAGGAATTGGACAAAGCCTTTCtgtaaatcatagaatcacagaatggtttgatttgggaccttaaagatcatctcattcctaACCCCTGCCATGAGAACACCCTTCAAACCCAAATGAACAGGTCTTGCTGCAGAATTGTATCCAGTGTTTGCATTTATACAGAATAACTGGGAGAAATGCTGTCCAGTGCATTAGACATGATGCTGCCCATGCTTTACAGAGGCATGGAGtggcaggacaagagggaatggctttaaactgaaaaagaggAGGTTTGGATTGcttattaagaagaaattcttccctgtgagtgtggtgaggccctggcacaggtgcccagagcagctgtggctgcccctggatccctggcagtgcccaaggccaggctggacagggctgggagcagcctgggacagtggaaggtgtccctgccatggcaggggtggaatgagatggccTTTAAGGAcacttccaacccaacccattctgtgaCCTTGGACTGAGGCTCTGGAACTCTGGGCAGCTGTGGTCCTgtggagctcctgcagtgaTCTCTGCTTTTtgacacattttattttgaggCTGAGCCCTGAAGGGAGCTAgactgcagcagcctggagcatTTCTGCTTCCAAGGCAAACCTGAGTCTGTCCATGTCCTCTGGGTCACTCCCAGGGCTTAAGCCCTGGATgtcaaatgctgctgctgcatttataTAGCATATTTCATTCCATGGATGTAGGGTAGTACCTCAGCCTACCtttttggggagggaaggagaagctgtCCAGGTCCCTTTGGCTGTTGTTCTCACCCCAGATTGTGCTTGTTGCTGCCGGGGTGAGTTTTGTACATGCAGATTATCAaatgctgctgtcccaggcattccccagcctgagcagccccaggggaagCAGGGCTGGACCAGGAGAGGACCAGAGTGAACAGAAGGCTGCTGAGACTCCATGGCTAGGTTAGATGAGGAGAACTGAAGGGAGGAAGGTGTGCAGTTCTGAGCAGCTGGGATCAAAGCCTGActctgcacagcctgccccagcatGCAGTAGATGCCAGCTgggtcctgctgccctggagtCAGCCTCTGCCTCCCACTCTGGAGCTGGGGGAGTGCTGAGCCAGGCAGTTCCCACCCCTCTCCTagtgcagcattcctgctccaCTGGCCTGAGCCTTGCTGGCTGCATCCAGCAGGATCCAATGCAAACACTGCCagtcctggagcagcagatgctGTCTCCCTCCCAGTTCTGTTCATTTGGAGCCATTTCCCACATGTctaaaaataagaacaaattgccatttcatttcttaatttcttttctcagaaCTCAACGGTGACAATCGAGGAATTTCACTGCAAGCTGCAAGAGGCGACCAACTTCCCCCTGCGGCCATTTGTGATCCCCTTCCTGAAGgtgacagggagctgctggggcttgCTGCCACTCTGTGTGCCTGCCTGTGCCTCctggcactgtgacattgctgggagAGCTCTCCTTGCAAGCACCACAGCAATTCTGCTGGAGCCCAAGACAGACTGCACGGAGCTGGCCGTGTGGGACTGGCTGACGTTGTGTGCCACATATGTCTGCTTGTGTGCTGGAGATAAAGGAGGCAAAGCAAGCTCCATGTGGCAGCTTCTGAGCCTATAATCTTATTTGCAAATGTTCAGATCTAGAATGTTTGAAGTGCTGGCACACGGAGTCTGTCTGGGATGgttaaatcacagaatcacagggtggtttgggttggaaaggaccttaaagctcatctcaattccagccccctgccatgggcagggacactttaAACTAGACCAGGTTCCttcaagccctgtccaaccttgCCTTGAGCATTCCAGGGGCGGGGATTCCACAACACCTCTGGGTAACTAGATGCTGGAAGCACACAGTGCTTCCTGTAACACTTGGATTTTGGGTCCACCAGCATCAGGCTCCTGGGAAAATTCAGCTAAATCTGCCAGTGCAGACACCAGGAGCTGGGGGATCCTGAGTGGGGGTCATGGGTCACAGGTGTTACTGCTCTGAGCTATTAATGAAAGCCAAACCTTTTGGAACAGCTTCTGTAACTGTGCTTGTTTTCCAGGCCaacctgcctctgctgcagcgggagctgctgcactgtgcCCGCGCTGCCAAGCAAACGCCCTCCCAGTACCTGGCCCAGCACGAGCACATCCTGCTCAACACCAACACCACATCTCCTGCTGACTCCTCTGAGCTGCTCATCGAGGTCAATGGCAATGGCAAGAGGCACAGTCCAGACAGGTGACAAACAGCTTTTGTCACTCTGCTCAGTTGTTGAAGTCGTGACTTTTGTTTTATCTTTGCTGCTGACAAAGCTTTAAGCAGCATCCAGGATCTTATCACTCCCAACAACAATTCTGGCTGTTCTGAGACTTCAATgactgctcctgctgcactaTGAATTCAGGTTGGGTTCCTCTTTCAGGCAGAGTGTGtcccagagacacttttgggTAGCACTGAAAAGCCTGAGCCAGAGAGCTGAGCAGTTTCCCACCCCCAAGGCAAGGAGCGGAGGcattggcagggctgggaaggatgCGCTTCATTTTCACCACGTTTTATTCCAAGATAAAAGTTGTTATGCAATTATGTGAAGCATGCCTCAAATTTATAAAAACTGTGAAATTTTAATTTGGTCATGCTCAGAGAGATGAATCACAACACTCAGGCATCCTGAACCCTTTTCTTTGACGGGGTCACTTTGTGCGTCGCCTCACAAATTGAGCGCATTTGTTTGAGCTCTCTGCATTTACCCCGTGGTAAAATCCTTGCTGCCCAAACCCTGCTGATTCCAAATCTGCATCTTTCTGAGTACATGTACGGGATGCTAAGGAATGCCTGTCTGTGCTGGTGTGATTGCAGGAGGGAAGACAGCAGCTTTGACAGGGAGCCACTGCCGACAGAGCCTCCGGCCAAGAGGGTTTGCACCATCAGCCCCGCGCCccggcacagccctgccctcaccATCCCCCTGATGAACCCCAGCGGGCAGTTCCACCCCACCCCACCGCCCCTCCAGCACTACACCTTGGAAGATATTGCCACCTCCCACCTCTACAGGGACCCCAGCAAGATGTTGGAGCACAGAGAGATCCGGGACAGGCACGGCGGGCTTGGTGAGAGCCTGGAGGGTTCCTGGTTGAGCTTTGGTGCTGGTCTTTGCTTGGCCACTCATACCCAAAGATGGTTGATGCTGGCTGGGCATGTCCTCACAGCTGAGTCTTTGCAGAGAGTTCAGAGGAAACAGTTTCCCTGGGAAGTTAAAAACAGGAAGATTGAGTGTTTGTATTTCCCTGTATGAAGGCTGGAGTCActgagggtgaggaggaaggaCTTAGTGTGTGAGTTGGGTGTAGCCAACCCAGCAGGCAGGAAGAGAGGACAAGGAAATAGAAATTAACTTTTCCAAGATTTCCAAAGCAGGAGAGTAGAGGTTGACCCCCTGCCCTGTTTCTCCAAGGGATGTGTGGGAGGTGCATGATGTTTTTCCAACACAACAGCCTGAATCacaggctctgagctgctgtgggtttATAACAGGAGAACCAGCTCCACAAGCAGGTCAGAACTGGAGCCACAAGTGGATTGTAGCAGACAGGGATAAAAAAGCACCAGCATGGAATTACCCCTGTAGAGCTGCCACCTGGAGATGTGTTTTAAAATCCCAGCTATGTGGAGCTGGAAATAGAGCTCTTTATTCTTGCTTTGGGGCCACTTCTCTCTCCACTGGCCCATCTGATCCCCCTGTGGCTGTGTGTTCTTGCAGGGCTGAATGGAGGCTACCAGGACGAGCTGGTGGATCACCGCCTGACGGAGAGGGAGTGGGCGGATGAGTGGAAGCATCTCGATCACGtaaggagctgcaggggctgtgggaagctctgtgggaagcagcagcccagTGTTCCACCTGCTCCACTTGGTGATTTCCCTGTTGATACCATAGCCAGGCTCTCCTGGTGGCTGGTGGAGGAACAAGCCACCACAAGCAGGTGGATGGTGGGGAGAGCTGAGAGGAGCTGTAGTGCTTTCCTGGCAGGTTTCCTCTGTGGTCAGTGGAGACTAAAATTGGTGTGGCTGAAGTGTCTAGAGCTGGGGAGCTTCTCCTGCAGAGCATGGCCAGGTGCTGCCATGGCTGGCTGAGCAACCAACCCCAGCTTTATCCCCACTGGGATctttcctgccccagcccagcacaagTGCCCAGATGCACTAAGTGCAGTCAGGATATTTACAAAATGAATAAACCTATCATTACTGtattttaagacttttttttccctgaggtgCCAGCCTTTTATGGACCAAAAAAAGCACCAACAGCAAGACCTGGTGCTTCTGGCAGATTTTATGCTgagctttttccttctgagcaaggcagctcctccaggcacttCACTGCTGTTTCTGTCAGAGATGGGATTAAAATTCAGCTTTGATCATAAATGCAGAGAGACCTCATGGTTTAAAGCTAAtgggttttttgagggggtGGTGTTGGGGTGGAGCAGAGGCTCTGTAGCTGAATATTTGGAGTTGGACTGTGACTCTGCAGCAGTGACACCAGGATCATAACCAAATCCCATAGGAAAGTGGTGGGGTTTTCCTCTCCACTTTTAGGAGCATGTCCTGGAG
This genomic window from Zonotrichia leucophrys gambelii isolate GWCS_2022_RI chromosome 20, RI_Zleu_2.0, whole genome shotgun sequence contains:
- the CBFA2T2 gene encoding protein CBFA2T2 isoform X1, with translation MVGIPGSCQFAGEKRVPVMPGSPVEVKIQSRSSPPNMPPLPPVNAGGPRPVSFTPTALPNGINHSPPTLNGAPSPPQRFSNGPSSSSSSSLTNQQLPATCGARQLSKLKRFLTTLQQFGNDISPEIGEKVRTLVLALVNSTVTIEEFHCKLQEATNFPLRPFVIPFLKANLPLLQRELLHCARAAKQTPSQYLAQHEHILLNTNTTSPADSSELLIEVNGNGKRHSPDRREDSSFDREPLPTEPPAKRVCTISPAPRHSPALTIPLMNPSGQFHPTPPPLQHYTLEDIATSHLYRDPSKMLEHREIRDRHGGLGLNGGYQDELVDHRLTEREWADEWKHLDHALNCIMEMVEKTRRSMAVLRRCQEADREELNYWKRRCSETAEPRKAGSELLSRQHSPASADSAGSADSLREFSSRSGTGYVTEEIWKKAEEAVNEVKRQAMSEVQKAVAEAEQKAFEMIASERARMEQTIADAKRQATEDAFLVINEQEESTESCWNCGRKASETCSGCNIARYCGSFCQHKDWERHHRICGQSLHGQSKPLALPTGRVAAKSLDGIPSPALEKSSATTSRSSTPASVTAIDTNGL
- the CBFA2T2 gene encoding protein CBFA2T2 isoform X4, which translates into the protein MVGIPGSCQFAGEKRVPVMPGSPVEVKIQSRSSPPNMPPLPPVNAGGPRPVSFTPTALPNGINHSPPTLNGAPSPPQRFSNGPSSSSSSSLTNQQLPATCGARQLSKLKRFLTTLQQFGNDISPEIGEKVRTLVLALVNSTVTIEEFHCKLQEATNFPLRPFVIPFLKANLPLLQRELLHCARAAKQTPSQYLAQHEHILLNTNTTSPADSSELLIEVNGNGKRHSPDRREDSSFDREPLPTEPPAKRVCTISPAPRHSPALTIPLMNPSGQFHPTPPPLQHYTLEDIATSHLYRDPSKMLEHREIRDRHGGLGLNGGYQDELVDHRLTEREWADEWKHLDHALNCIMEMVEKTRRSMAVLRRCQEADREELNYWKRRCSETAEPRKAGSELLSRQHSPASADSAGSDSLREFSSRSGTGYVTEEIWKKAEAVNEVKRQAMSEVQKAVAEAEQKAFEMIASERARMEQTIADAKRQATEDAFLVINEQEESTESCWNCGRKASETCSGCNIARYCGSFCQHKDWERHHRICGQSLHGQSKPLALPTGRVAAKSLDGIPSPALEKSSATTSRSSTPASVTAIDTNGL
- the CBFA2T2 gene encoding protein CBFA2T2 isoform X2: MVGIPGSCQFAGEKRVPVMPGSPVEVKIQSRSSPPNMPPLPPVNAGGPRPVSFTPTALPNGINHSPPTLNGAPSPPQRFSNGPSSSSSSSLTNQQLPATCGARQLSKLKRFLTTLQQFGNDISPEIGEKVRTLVLALVNSTVTIEEFHCKLQEATNFPLRPFVIPFLKANLPLLQRELLHCARAAKQTPSQYLAQHEHILLNTNTTSPADSSELLIEVNGNGKRHSPDRREDSSFDREPLPTEPPAKRVCTISPAPRHSPALTIPLMNPSGQFHPTPPPLQHYTLEDIATSHLYRDPSKMLEHREIRDRHGGLGLNGGYQDELVDHRLTEREWADEWKHLDHALNCIMEMVEKTRRSMAVLRRCQEADREELNYWKRRCSETAEPRKAGSELLSRQHSPASADSAGSDSLREFSSRSGTGYVTEEIWKKAEEAVNEVKRQAMSEVQKAVAEAEQKAFEMIASERARMEQTIADAKRQATEDAFLVINEQEESTESCWNCGRKASETCSGCNIARYCGSFCQHKDWERHHRICGQSLHGQSKPLALPTGRVAAKSLDGIPSPALEKSSATTSRSSTPASVTAIDTNGL
- the CBFA2T2 gene encoding protein CBFA2T2 isoform X3, which gives rise to MVGIPGSCQFAGEKRVPVMPGSPVEVKIQSRSSPPNMPPLPPVNAGGPRPVSFTPTALPNGINHSPPTLNGAPSPPQRFSNGPSSSSSSSLTNQQLPATCGARQLSKLKRFLTTLQQFGNDISPEIGEKVRTLVLALVNSTVTIEEFHCKLQEATNFPLRPFVIPFLKANLPLLQRELLHCARAAKQTPSQYLAQHEHILLNTNTTSPADSSELLIEVNGNGKRHSPDRREDSSFDREPLPTEPPAKRVCTISPAPRHSPALTIPLMNPSGQFHPTPPPLQHYTLEDIATSHLYRDPSKMLEHREIRDRHGGLGLNGGYQDELVDHRLTEREWADEWKHLDHALNCIMEMVEKTRRSMAVLRRCQEADREELNYWKRRCSETAEPRKAGSELLSRQHSPASADSAGSADSLREFSSRSGTGYVTEEIWKKAEAVNEVKRQAMSEVQKAVAEAEQKAFEMIASERARMEQTIADAKRQATEDAFLVINEQEESTESCWNCGRKASETCSGCNIARYCGSFCQHKDWERHHRICGQSLHGQSKPLALPTGRVAAKSLDGIPSPALEKSSATTSRSSTPASVTAIDTNGL
- the CBFA2T2 gene encoding protein CBFA2T2 isoform X5 encodes the protein MPGSPVEVKIQSRSSPPNMPPLPPVNAGGPRPVSFTPTALPNGINHSPPTLNGAPSPPQRFSNGPSSSSSSSLTNQQLPATCGARQLSKLKRFLTTLQQFGNDISPEIGEKVRTLVLALVNSTVTIEEFHCKLQEATNFPLRPFVIPFLKANLPLLQRELLHCARAAKQTPSQYLAQHEHILLNTNTTSPADSSELLIEVNGNGKRHSPDRREDSSFDREPLPTEPPAKRVCTISPAPRHSPALTIPLMNPSGQFHPTPPPLQHYTLEDIATSHLYRDPSKMLEHREIRDRHGGLGLNGGYQDELVDHRLTEREWADEWKHLDHALNCIMEMVEKTRRSMAVLRRCQEADREELNYWKRRCSETAEPRKAGSELLSRQHSPASADSAGSADSLREFSSRSGTGYVTEEIWKKAEEAVNEVKRQAMSEVQKAVAEAEQKAFEMIASERARMEQTIADAKRQATEDAFLVINEQEESTESCWNCGRKASETCSGCNIARYCGSFCQHKDWERHHRICGQSLHGQSKPLALPTGRVAAKSLDGIPSPALEKSSATTSRSSTPASVTAIDTNGL